A stretch of the Arthrobacter sp. PAMC 25486 genome encodes the following:
- a CDS encoding helix-turn-helix domain-containing protein has translation MNNRSEIREFLASRRAKLTPAQVGLPTFGGIRRVPGLRREEVSLLAGVSVEYYTRMERGSLAGASDSVLESISRALRLTEAEHQHLFNLARAAGPAPRTRRQPAKAIDASIQYILDGMTGIPAFVQNGHLDVVAANELGRALYSEAYQDQAQQLNYARFVFFNPRSHSLYTDWNLAADTVVAMLHAEAGRDPYDRCLTDLVGELSTRSEEFRQRWAQHDVRHHRSGVKTIRHPAVGDLELHFNALELSATPGLTMFAYSAEPGSSSEDGLRLLSSWAATNKATQPDPDIEGHRTTWNALRR, from the coding sequence ATGAACAACCGCAGCGAGATCCGTGAGTTCCTTGCCTCCCGGCGGGCCAAGCTCACGCCGGCCCAGGTGGGGCTGCCCACTTTTGGCGGCATTCGCCGAGTGCCCGGGCTCCGCCGTGAAGAGGTGTCCCTGTTGGCCGGGGTGAGCGTTGAGTACTACACCCGCATGGAACGCGGCAGCCTGGCAGGAGCCTCGGATTCCGTCCTGGAGTCCATCTCCCGCGCCCTGCGGCTCACCGAGGCCGAACACCAGCACCTGTTCAACCTGGCCCGGGCTGCAGGCCCGGCGCCCCGGACACGGCGTCAGCCCGCCAAGGCAATCGACGCGAGCATCCAGTACATCCTGGACGGCATGACGGGGATCCCGGCCTTCGTGCAGAACGGGCATCTGGACGTTGTCGCAGCCAATGAACTGGGGCGCGCCCTCTACTCGGAGGCATACCAGGACCAGGCACAGCAGCTCAACTACGCGCGGTTCGTCTTCTTCAACCCGCGCTCACATTCCCTGTACACAGACTGGAACCTGGCCGCAGACACCGTAGTGGCCATGCTCCACGCAGAAGCCGGACGCGACCCCTATGATCGGTGCCTGACCGATTTAGTGGGGGAACTGTCCACCCGAAGCGAGGAATTCCGCCAGCGCTGGGCCCAGCACGACGTTCGCCACCACCGCAGTGGAGTCAAGACCATCCGCCACCCGGCCGTGGGCGATCTCGAACTGCATTTCAACGCCTTGGAGCTGAGTGCCACCCCCGGCCTGACGATGTTCGCCTACAGCGCCGAGCCGGGATCCTCCTCAGAAGACGGCCTGCGACTGCTCTCCAGCTGGGCTGCCACCAACAAGGCCACCCAACCAGACCCCGACATCGAGGGGCACCGCACCACCTGGAATGCACTGCGCCGCTGA
- a CDS encoding GNAT family N-acetyltransferase gives MDYLAAHERGTGLGFRAFKPADIPAVHEYASDPEVCRWSTWGPNTLDQTASFVEEAVRGSLVGSPTAFALAAVVAGRAIGSVSVWTTDGHDRNGELGYTFHRGHWGKGYATEAVGHLLHLGFDALGLERISATCHPGNFGSIRVLEKCGFSYEGLLRSHRLVDGVRRDSLLFSKLRGEHMQ, from the coding sequence ATGGATTATTTGGCAGCACACGAGCGTGGGACCGGCCTGGGATTTCGGGCCTTTAAGCCGGCCGACATTCCGGCCGTCCACGAGTACGCCTCGGACCCGGAAGTCTGCCGCTGGTCCACGTGGGGCCCCAACACCTTGGACCAGACCGCTTCCTTTGTCGAGGAGGCCGTGCGGGGGAGCCTCGTGGGAAGCCCGACGGCGTTCGCCCTCGCCGCCGTCGTGGCCGGGCGGGCCATCGGGTCGGTATCCGTCTGGACCACCGATGGGCACGACCGCAACGGCGAGCTGGGCTACACCTTCCACCGTGGGCACTGGGGCAAAGGCTACGCGACGGAGGCTGTCGGCCACCTGCTGCACCTGGGGTTCGATGCCTTGGGCCTGGAGCGGATCAGCGCCACCTGCCATCCGGGAAACTTTGGGTCGATTCGCGTCCTGGAAAAGTGCGGCTTCAGTTATGAAGGATTGCTGCGCTCCCACCGCCTGGTCGACGGCGTGCGCCGTGACTCGCTGCTCTTTTCGAAGCTGCGCGGGGAGCATATGCAGTAG
- a CDS encoding FAD-dependent monooxygenase, with translation MKIGIIGAGIGGLVAALWLQRDGHQVDLFEQQARPAAIGAGLSLFGNSFDALDAVGLGSLVRRVTSGEAAAFKAGQRSPSGAWMVVLPPKATASLRAVHRAALHNALTEALTPGTLHLGADAAVSPEGAPEITVNGGTGHFDLVIAADGINSAARQALGLDPGLRYAGYTAWRGVTDGPFDLGREAGETWGRGERFGMVPLPDGRVYWFATANLPPETRLADDRAELLCRFGSWHQPIAALLENTAPDAVLKHDIRDLATPLPSYGRGRTLLLGDAAHAMTPDLGQGAGQAIEDAAAIVLLAREGRLGLPSYDKARRRRSQLIASRSRVMGRVGQLSSPFAAGLRDAALRLVPGSVVGAAAVKFQAWAPPGR, from the coding sequence ATGAAGATCGGCATCATCGGGGCCGGCATTGGCGGTCTGGTCGCTGCCCTGTGGCTGCAACGCGACGGGCACCAGGTTGACCTGTTCGAACAACAGGCCCGGCCGGCTGCCATCGGTGCGGGCCTGTCACTTTTTGGAAACTCCTTTGACGCGCTCGACGCCGTTGGGCTGGGATCGCTCGTCCGCCGGGTGACCAGCGGGGAAGCCGCCGCGTTCAAGGCCGGCCAGCGTTCGCCGTCGGGCGCGTGGATGGTGGTGCTGCCGCCCAAAGCCACCGCCTCCCTGCGCGCCGTGCACCGGGCGGCCCTCCACAACGCGCTGACAGAAGCGCTCACGCCGGGCACGCTCCACCTTGGTGCTGACGCCGCCGTTTCCCCGGAGGGCGCCCCGGAGATCACGGTCAATGGCGGCACCGGGCACTTTGACCTGGTCATCGCCGCCGACGGCATCAACAGCGCCGCCCGCCAGGCACTTGGCCTCGATCCCGGCCTGCGCTACGCCGGCTACACGGCCTGGCGCGGCGTCACCGACGGGCCCTTCGACCTGGGCAGGGAAGCGGGGGAGACGTGGGGGCGTGGCGAGCGCTTTGGCATGGTGCCGCTGCCCGACGGGCGGGTTTATTGGTTTGCCACGGCAAATTTGCCCCCGGAAACACGCCTTGCGGATGACCGCGCCGAGCTGCTGTGCCGCTTTGGCAGCTGGCATCAACCCATTGCCGCACTGCTGGAAAACACCGCCCCGGACGCCGTCCTTAAACACGACATCAGGGACCTTGCCACGCCGCTGCCGTCCTATGGCCGCGGGCGCACCCTCCTGCTGGGTGATGCCGCACATGCCATGACCCCTGACCTGGGCCAGGGTGCCGGGCAGGCCATCGAGGACGCCGCCGCGATCGTCCTGCTGGCCCGCGAGGGACGGCTGGGGCTGCCGTCCTATGACAAGGCACGACGGCGGCGCAGCCAGTTGATTGCCTCCCGGTCCCGTGTGATGGGAAGGGTGGGGCAGCTGTCCTCACCGTTTGCGGCCGGCTTGCGGGATGCTGCGCTGCGGCTGGTGCCGGGGTCAGTGGTTGGCGCGGCTGCCGTCAAGTTCCAGGCGTGGGCGCCGCCGGGCCGCTGA
- a CDS encoding SDR family NAD(P)-dependent oxidoreductase, with translation MQLENKVVVVTGGASGIGGAISRVLVARGAKVVAVDVNGEAGESLKQELGVNVRFVLGDVSEKAVAAAAVELAGATFGGLDGLVNNAHASRQAMFNDLTEEQWDLSFNTGFRATRQFMVAAYPLLAVNGGSVVNFGSGSAIVGQQTQAAYASAKEAIRGLSRVTANEWAKDNIRVNVVSPMALTAGVKAWSEAFPEMYKDSLAKVPLGRFGDPEADVAPIVAFLLSDDSRYMTGQTLMADGGANKLY, from the coding sequence ATGCAGCTCGAGAACAAGGTAGTCGTCGTTACCGGGGGTGCTTCAGGAATTGGGGGTGCGATTTCCAGGGTGTTAGTGGCCCGCGGGGCCAAAGTCGTCGCGGTTGATGTCAACGGAGAGGCGGGAGAATCCCTTAAGCAGGAACTTGGGGTGAACGTCCGGTTCGTCTTGGGCGATGTCAGCGAGAAGGCGGTTGCAGCGGCCGCCGTCGAACTGGCCGGCGCAACCTTTGGCGGGTTGGATGGCTTGGTTAACAACGCCCATGCTTCGCGACAGGCCATGTTCAACGACCTGACCGAGGAACAGTGGGATCTGTCCTTCAATACGGGTTTCCGTGCCACCCGCCAGTTCATGGTGGCTGCCTATCCGCTGCTGGCCGTCAACGGCGGCTCCGTCGTGAACTTCGGTTCGGGCTCCGCCATAGTCGGACAGCAGACCCAGGCTGCCTATGCTTCGGCCAAGGAAGCTATCCGCGGGCTGTCCCGTGTCACTGCCAACGAATGGGCCAAGGACAACATCCGCGTCAACGTTGTCTCGCCCATGGCGCTCACCGCAGGGGTGAAGGCGTGGAGCGAGGCCTTCCCGGAAATGTACAAGGATTCCCTCGCCAAGGTGCCGCTGGGGCGCTTCGGGGATCCCGAAGCAGATGTTGCACCGATCGTCGCATTCCTGCTCTCTGACGATTCACGGTATATGACCGGTCAAACCCTCATGGCGGACGGTGGAGCCAACAAGCTCTACTGA
- a CDS encoding NAD(P)-dependent alcohol dehydrogenase, producing the protein MSTVKAYAAPSATGELIPTTIWRRDVGPHDVLIDIKFAGICHSDIHTVRGDWGPQQYPLAPGHEIAGIVSEVGSDVTLHKVGDRVGVGCMVNSCGECANCQAGEEQYCLNGNTGTYGAMDRDGTITQGGYSSHVVVTENFVVSIPDALELDVAAPLLCAGITTFSPLRHWGAGPGKNVAVVGLGGLGHMAVKIAHAMGATVTVLSQSLKKQEDGLRLGADHYYATSDENTFSDLAGSFDLIINTVSAVIDINAFLQLLKLDGALVSVGAPAEPLPVQAFSLIGARRTFAGSAIGGIKETQEMLNFCAEHGIGSEIEVIPASKINEAYERVLASDVRYRFVIDTATL; encoded by the coding sequence ATGTCTACAGTCAAGGCTTACGCCGCGCCCTCGGCCACCGGCGAGCTCATTCCCACCACCATCTGGCGCCGGGACGTCGGCCCGCACGACGTGTTGATCGACATCAAGTTTGCCGGCATCTGCCACTCCGACATCCACACTGTCCGCGGCGACTGGGGCCCTCAGCAGTACCCGTTGGCCCCGGGCCACGAGATCGCTGGGATCGTCAGCGAGGTCGGCTCGGACGTCACCTTGCATAAAGTCGGCGACCGAGTCGGGGTTGGCTGCATGGTCAACTCCTGCGGCGAATGCGCCAACTGCCAGGCTGGCGAGGAACAGTATTGCCTCAACGGCAACACCGGCACCTACGGCGCCATGGACCGCGACGGCACCATCACCCAGGGCGGCTACTCAAGCCACGTCGTGGTAACAGAAAACTTCGTGGTGAGCATCCCGGACGCCCTGGAGCTGGACGTCGCCGCCCCGCTGCTGTGCGCCGGCATCACCACGTTCTCACCCCTGCGCCACTGGGGTGCCGGGCCTGGAAAGAACGTCGCCGTCGTGGGCCTGGGCGGGCTCGGCCACATGGCCGTGAAGATCGCCCACGCCATGGGAGCCACTGTCACCGTGCTCTCCCAGTCGCTGAAGAAGCAGGAAGACGGCCTCCGTTTGGGCGCGGACCATTACTATGCCACCAGTGATGAGAACACGTTCTCGGATCTCGCCGGCAGCTTCGACCTGATCATCAACACCGTCAGCGCCGTCATCGACATCAACGCCTTCCTCCAGCTGCTCAAGCTCGACGGCGCACTGGTCAGCGTGGGTGCCCCTGCCGAGCCTCTGCCCGTGCAGGCGTTCTCCTTGATCGGGGCACGGCGCACCTTCGCCGGCTCCGCGATCGGCGGCATCAAGGAAACGCAGGAAATGCTCAATTTTTGCGCCGAGCACGGCATCGGCTCCGAGATCGAGGTCATCCCGGCCAGCAAGATCAACGAGGCCTACGAACGAGTCCTGGCCTCCGACGTCCGCTACCGCTTCGTCATAGACACAGCCACGCTCTAA
- a CDS encoding isocitrate lyase/phosphoenolpyruvate mutase family protein → MATFRELHQGNAPLVLPNAWDVGSALAFVAAGYPAVGTTSFGIAASAGMPDGGRSSRLATIALATQLRPLKVHLSTDIEDGYADVPGDVADLVAELSAWGVAGVNLEDSTDGQLVDPAASAAKIAAVKQRSPGVFINARVDNFWVSEQATVDAVLARARRYEEAGADGIFVPGLARPEDIQAITAGITLPVNVLAHPTLAVAQLGELGVRRVSSGSLPYRRAVDAAVDAVNALRDGRQLPTATPYWDMQRQLTAFRTGLTE, encoded by the coding sequence ATGGCCACGTTTCGGGAACTTCATCAAGGCAATGCCCCACTGGTGCTGCCCAATGCGTGGGATGTCGGCTCGGCCCTGGCTTTCGTGGCGGCGGGCTACCCGGCGGTGGGCACCACGAGTTTCGGCATTGCCGCCAGCGCGGGAATGCCCGACGGCGGCCGCTCCAGCAGGCTGGCCACCATCGCCCTGGCCACCCAATTGCGCCCTCTCAAGGTTCACCTCAGCACAGACATCGAGGACGGCTATGCCGATGTCCCCGGCGACGTCGCTGACCTTGTTGCCGAACTGTCAGCATGGGGCGTGGCCGGGGTCAACCTGGAGGACAGCACCGACGGGCAGCTGGTGGATCCGGCTGCTTCCGCCGCCAAGATCGCTGCGGTCAAACAGCGCAGTCCCGGGGTGTTCATCAATGCGCGCGTGGACAATTTCTGGGTGTCTGAACAGGCCACCGTGGATGCCGTCCTGGCCCGCGCCCGCCGCTACGAAGAGGCTGGCGCGGATGGGATTTTTGTTCCCGGCCTGGCCCGGCCGGAGGACATCCAAGCCATTACTGCCGGGATCACCCTGCCGGTCAACGTCTTGGCGCATCCAACACTGGCCGTGGCCCAGCTCGGGGAATTGGGTGTCCGGCGTGTCAGTTCCGGCTCGTTGCCGTACCGCCGCGCCGTGGACGCGGCAGTTGACGCGGTCAATGCCCTGCGCGACGGCCGCCAGCTGCCCACCGCCACCCCCTACTGGGACATGCAGCGGCAGCTCACGGCCTTCCGCACAGGCCTCACCGAGTAA
- a CDS encoding MarR family winged helix-turn-helix transcriptional regulator, producing the protein MDASQSFTEEDSDPLDQMVCFALYAAARATNRRYVALLKPWGLTYPQYLVLVLLWSRRSLAVKDVAGHLKLDSGTTSPLIRRLEARGFLERQRSMDDERAVIVSLTEAGAALKEELAHIPGCVAAATQLTVADGKSALSLLHDVAFNLSSATAQGVHFQERHNE; encoded by the coding sequence ATGGATGCCAGCCAAAGTTTCACTGAGGAAGATTCTGATCCTCTGGACCAGATGGTTTGTTTTGCCCTGTATGCCGCGGCGCGGGCAACAAACCGCCGTTACGTTGCCCTTCTGAAGCCATGGGGATTGACGTATCCGCAGTATTTGGTTTTGGTTTTGTTATGGTCACGGCGATCCTTGGCCGTCAAAGACGTCGCCGGGCACTTGAAGCTGGATTCTGGCACCACCTCACCGCTGATCCGACGATTGGAGGCCAGGGGTTTCCTCGAACGGCAGCGTTCCATGGACGATGAGCGCGCTGTGATCGTCTCCTTGACCGAAGCCGGCGCGGCCTTGAAGGAAGAGCTGGCCCACATTCCAGGATGCGTTGCAGCGGCAACCCAGCTCACCGTGGCTGATGGGAAATCGGCGCTCTCTTTGCTTCATGACGTAGCTTTCAACCTCTCCAGCGCAACTGCGCAGGGAGTCCACTTTCAGGAAAGGCACAACGAATGA
- a CDS encoding DUF3817 domain-containing protein yields the protein MSPRTFYRALSIAEAVTWTLLIAGMIMKYALKMGDWPVTVGGFAHGLVFIAYVTTAVLVGLNQRWRPRMIVGAALTAFVPYLTIPFDRRLEKQGKLDGEWRTSATSHPGDGHWVQIVLRWMLNRPVLLSVLFVVFVGGIMGTMMFVGPPGGRA from the coding sequence ATGTCGCCACGCACTTTCTACCGCGCACTGTCCATCGCCGAGGCCGTCACCTGGACGCTGCTGATCGCCGGAATGATCATGAAATACGCCCTGAAGATGGGGGACTGGCCTGTTACTGTGGGCGGATTTGCGCACGGTCTCGTGTTCATCGCCTACGTGACCACGGCCGTCCTGGTGGGGCTGAACCAACGCTGGCGCCCGCGGATGATCGTGGGGGCCGCGTTGACCGCCTTCGTACCGTACTTGACCATTCCCTTCGACAGACGGCTTGAAAAGCAGGGCAAGCTCGACGGCGAATGGCGCACCTCCGCGACCAGCCACCCGGGCGACGGGCACTGGGTGCAGATTGTGCTGCGCTGGATGCTCAACCGCCCGGTGCTGCTCAGCGTGCTGTTCGTGGTGTTTGTCGGCGGCATCATGGGGACCATGATGTTTGTTGGCCCTCCCGGCGGCCGCGCGTAA
- a CDS encoding alpha/beta fold hydrolase gives MATSRDVSWQLGGITMEGTALRPDGDGPFPAVVLVAGSGPTDRDWCSPMLPGRNGSGRLFAEEFARAGIGSIRYDKQASGPHVMDNIPQLIGKLSMQSHLDELAAAVTALTALDWVDRAKIIGLGNSEGTLHVLHYATSDQPVPFAGIVLAAPPGRPIQDILLSQLTLQSAQDPGGAEMMAKVAEAADRYAAGEPMNPDPALPDSVKLVLASFETPANLPLARELWTESAIDSLRRVEIPTLVLIGGRDVQIDQKLDGGPLQEAAGGMPNVAFAFPPDANHVFKHDARTPAEVAATPGNGYNEAGTRLDPESLQTILSWIRRILGTQPLDT, from the coding sequence ATGGCAACTTCAAGGGACGTGTCCTGGCAGCTTGGCGGGATCACCATGGAAGGCACAGCGCTCCGGCCAGACGGCGACGGACCCTTCCCCGCCGTGGTGCTTGTTGCCGGCAGCGGGCCAACGGACAGGGACTGGTGCTCCCCTATGCTGCCCGGGCGTAACGGCAGCGGGCGGCTGTTTGCCGAAGAGTTCGCCCGCGCGGGAATTGGCTCCATCCGCTACGACAAGCAGGCTTCCGGTCCGCACGTTATGGATAATATTCCCCAGCTCATCGGGAAGCTGAGCATGCAGTCCCACCTGGACGAGTTGGCCGCCGCGGTCACCGCGCTCACGGCGTTGGACTGGGTGGATCGCGCGAAAATCATCGGCCTGGGCAACAGCGAGGGGACCCTGCATGTGCTCCATTACGCCACCAGTGACCAGCCCGTCCCCTTCGCCGGGATCGTCCTGGCCGCGCCGCCGGGCCGTCCGATCCAAGATATCCTGCTCTCACAGCTGACCTTGCAGTCCGCCCAGGATCCCGGCGGCGCCGAGATGATGGCCAAGGTTGCGGAGGCCGCTGACCGCTACGCCGCCGGCGAGCCGATGAATCCGGATCCGGCCCTGCCAGACAGCGTCAAGCTGGTGCTGGCCAGTTTTGAAACACCCGCAAACCTCCCCCTGGCCCGTGAGCTGTGGACGGAGTCTGCGATCGACTCGCTGCGCCGGGTGGAGATCCCCACCTTGGTGTTGATCGGCGGCCGGGATGTGCAGATTGACCAGAAGCTCGACGGCGGGCCCCTCCAGGAAGCTGCCGGCGGGATGCCCAACGTGGCCTTCGCCTTCCCGCCGGACGCCAACCACGTGTTCAAGCACGACGCGCGGACCCCGGCAGAGGTGGCCGCGACGCCCGGCAACGGCTACAACGAAGCCGGCACGCGGCTCGATCCGGAAAGTCTGCAGACGATCCTGTCCTGGATCCGCCGGATCCTGGGCACGCAGCCCCTGGACACGTAG
- a CDS encoding type 1 glutamine amidotransferase domain-containing protein gives MAKILMVVSAADSLTMRDGSVHPTGYWAEELVASHHTLRDAGHTVDFATPGGVKPTVDQVSLTAEAAGSLEKADDFRAYIAAIDAELSHPLVLADVRTADYEAFVMPGGHGPMADLATDADLGKILIEADQAGRIIAPFCHAPAGLLSATDDNGTFLFTGRRLTVFTDEEDLTGGTGPNTPWFVETVLRDKGAIVESGPAWNSHVVRDRNLITGQNPQSSEDVAKEVIAALAE, from the coding sequence ATGGCAAAGATCCTCATGGTCGTTTCGGCCGCCGATTCACTTACTATGCGTGACGGTAGTGTGCATCCCACCGGCTACTGGGCTGAAGAGTTGGTGGCCTCCCACCACACCCTGCGTGACGCCGGACATACTGTGGACTTCGCAACTCCGGGCGGGGTGAAGCCCACCGTGGACCAGGTCAGCCTGACTGCCGAGGCGGCCGGCAGCCTTGAAAAAGCGGACGATTTCCGCGCCTATATAGCAGCCATCGATGCCGAACTCTCCCACCCACTGGTGTTGGCCGACGTCCGTACCGCCGATTACGAAGCCTTCGTCATGCCAGGCGGCCACGGCCCCATGGCGGATCTCGCCACGGATGCGGACCTGGGCAAGATCCTGATCGAAGCAGACCAGGCCGGTCGCATCATTGCACCGTTCTGCCACGCTCCCGCCGGCCTGCTCAGCGCCACCGATGACAACGGCACATTCCTTTTCACCGGCCGCCGCCTCACGGTCTTTACGGACGAGGAGGACTTGACCGGCGGCACCGGCCCCAACACACCCTGGTTCGTGGAAACGGTCTTACGGGATAAGGGAGCCATCGTGGAATCCGGGCCAGCATGGAACAGCCACGTGGTCCGCGACCGCAACCTCATTACCGGCCAGAACCCCCAGTCCAGCGAGGACGTGGCTAAGGAAGTCATCGCAGCGCTGGCTGAGTAG